The sequence ATGGGTACCGCCACCGCCTCCGGCGTGGACCGTGCACGGATCGCCGCCGAGCAAGCTGTGGCCTCGCCGCTGCTGGACGGCATCGACCTGTCTGGCGCGCGCGGCGTGCTGGTCAATGTCACTGCCAGCCGCAACCTCAAGGGCAAGGAAATTAAGGAAGTCATGGCCACCGTGCGCGCTTTTGCAGCAGCTGATGCGTCGATCGCGCAAGGCATCGCGTATGACGATTCGATGGGCGACGATATCCGCGTCACCGTGGTCGCCACCGGCCTCGGCCGTGCCCGCAAGAACGTGCAACTGGTGCCTACGCCTATGCTGCGCACCGGTACCCACAACGAGCCGATGATCGGTCACGCTGCCATCAACTCCGGCATGGCAAGCGGTTCGGCCATGGGTAACGGCAATGGCAATGGCAAAAATTCGGCCTCGTTCGAAGGCTTGAAAGCACCGGCAGTCTGGCGTCGCGAGTCGGCCTCGGAAACCGTGCGCGCGCTGGAAAAGAATGGCATGGAAACCTACGACATCCCGGCCTTCCTGCGCAAGCAGGCGGACTGATCTTCTGCTGTGTCGCCGGTGTGCTCCGATGGATCGGTGCACGCCGGTACGCGATTTAATTGTGTACTATCCGCTATCCCATTCAATACGAAAGGATCACTATGACCATCAAGATTGGCGAGCACCTGCCCGAAGGCAAGCTGGCAGAATTCATCGAAGTCGAATCCGCCGGTTGCACGCTCGGCCCGAATACCTTCGCCGTTGCTGACCTGACCAAAGGCAAGAAGATCGCGGTTTTCGGTTTGCCGGGCGCGTACACGCCGACCTGTTCGGCGCAGCATGTGCCGGGCTATCTGAAGCACGCGGCCGATCTGAAGGCCAAGGGCGTCGATGAAATCTGGTGTGTCTCGGTCAACGATGCGTTTGTGATGGGTGCCTGGGGTCGCGAGCAAAAAGCCACCGGCGTCATCCGCATGCTGGCGGACGGCAATGCCGACTTCTGCAAGTCGCTCGGCCTTGATGCTGACTTCAGCAAGTTCGGCATGGGCACGCGCTCGCAGCGCTATTCGATGCTGATCGATGATGGTGTGGTCAAGCAGCTCAATGTCGAGCAAGCCGGCAAGTTCGAGGTGTCGAACGCCGAAACGCTGGTCGGCCAGCTCGGCTGACCGGACGCAGGAAGTTAAAAAAACATGGCGCAGCGATGCGCCATTTTTGTTGGTTCCGACCGCACGCACGGACTCTTTTGCGTGCACCCGCCTTGCTCATGCCATGCTCAAACAACGTACTGTCAAACAACTGGTCAAGAGCGTCGGCGTCGGCCTGCATTCAGGCACCAAGGTCGCGCTGACGCTGCGCCCCGCACCACCCGATAGCGGCATCACGTTCCGGCGCGTCGACCTTGATCCGCCGGTCGAACTGCCGGCCAGCGCGATGGGCGTCGGTGATACCCGGATGGCCTCGACGCTGGATAACCATGGTGTGAAGGTCTCGACTGTCGAACATTTGATGTCGGCCTGCGCCGGTCTGGGCATCGACAACCTGATTGTCGACGTGACCGCCGAAGAAATCCCGATCATGGATGGCTCGGCCTCGTCCTTCGTTTATCTGCTGCAGCAAGCGGGCTTGCAGGAGCAGGAAGCAGCGCGCAAATTTATCCGTGTGCTGCGTAGCATCGAAGTCTCCGAAGGCGAAGGCGCGGCGCGCAAGTGGGCGCGGCTGGAACCGATGAATGGCTTCAAGCTGAAGTTTTTCATTGAATTCAATCATCCCGCCGTCGATGGCACCGGCCAGACCGCCGAGGTCGATTTCGAGATCGAGTCGTATGTGAAGGAAGTCTCGCGGGCGCGCACCTTCGGCTTCATGCAGGATGTCGAGATGCTGCGCGGGATGGGACTGGCGCGCGGTGGCTCACTTGAAAACGCCATCGTGATGGACGAATACCGCATCCTCAATACCGACGGCCTGCGCTACGACAATGAATTCGTACGCCACAAAATCCTCGATGCGATCGGTGATTTGTACCTGATCGGCCATCCGCTGCTGGCCAGCTATGTCGCCCACAAATCCGGCCATGGACTCAATAACCAGTTACTACGGGCCTTGCTGGCCGCGCCGGATGCCTACGAGATCGTCAGTTTCGACACGATCGAACAGGCACCGCCGACCTACGTGCGCCAGGCCACGCAGGAGTGGAGCCGTAACTAGTCACGCGGGCGGGCCTGCAGGCGCTTCTTTTTTCTGAATAGCCAGACTTGTTTGCGCAAGCCCGTGCCGATGCGATTGACTTCGCGTACCAGTTTGCGCAGCGGTGACAGCGATGTCTTCTGTGCGGTCCCGAGCGTGGTCCCGAAGGTGTCGTCATGCGTCAGCACGTAGGGTTCTATGCCCCGTATCGGGACGCCGTGTTCCCAGTCGCGGTCGAGCGCGGTGTCGATTGCCATGGACATTCTGGCGGTATGGCACAGCAGCCGTTCGGCGGCGTCGCGGTTGATCAGATAGCCTTGCGTGCCATTGGGCTGGACCAGGTAATCGACCAGCACGTAGGAGCCGGTGAGCGCGCGCACCGGAAACGCCGGTCTCCTGAACATCGCAAACAGCCGCACGACGTCCCAGTCGGCGGGCGCCGCACAGAGCGCTTCGACCACGCCGGCAAAGTCCGGCGACAGGCCGACATCGTCTTCGAGCACCAGACAAAGGGTGTCGCTACCGGCCAGGAATTCGGCCCACACCGCGCGATGGCTCAGGTAGCAGCCCATCTCGCCGGGGCGCAGGTCGATGCCGCTGTGCGCCAGCCGCTGTTTGCGGTCGTAGAGTGCCGGCCAGTCGCTGCCCGGCGCAATGCGGATGGCGTCAAAAAAACGGTACGGCAATTGGTAGTGCTCGAATTGCCGGCGCATGTAATCGCGTCGTTCGGGCTGGTCCGGCAGCGAAATGCAATCTATC comes from Actimicrobium sp. CCC2.4 and encodes:
- a CDS encoding peroxiredoxin; the encoded protein is MTIKIGEHLPEGKLAEFIEVESAGCTLGPNTFAVADLTKGKKIAVFGLPGAYTPTCSAQHVPGYLKHAADLKAKGVDEIWCVSVNDAFVMGAWGREQKATGVIRMLADGNADFCKSLGLDADFSKFGMGTRSQRYSMLIDDGVVKQLNVEQAGKFEVSNAETLVGQLG
- a CDS encoding glycosyltransferase family 25 protein, yielding MIRIDCISLPDQPERRDYMRRQFEHYQLPYRFFDAIRIAPGSDWPALYDRKQRLAHSGIDLRPGEMGCYLSHRAVWAEFLAGSDTLCLVLEDDVGLSPDFAGVVEALCAAPADWDVVRLFAMFRRPAFPVRALTGSYVLVDYLVQPNGTQGYLINRDAAERLLCHTARMSMAIDTALDRDWEHGVPIRGIEPYVLTHDDTFGTTLGTAQKTSLSPLRKLVREVNRIGTGLRKQVWLFRKKKRLQARPRD
- the lpxC gene encoding UDP-3-O-acyl-N-acetylglucosamine deacetylase gives rise to the protein MLKQRTVKQLVKSVGVGLHSGTKVALTLRPAPPDSGITFRRVDLDPPVELPASAMGVGDTRMASTLDNHGVKVSTVEHLMSACAGLGIDNLIVDVTAEEIPIMDGSASSFVYLLQQAGLQEQEAARKFIRVLRSIEVSEGEGAARKWARLEPMNGFKLKFFIEFNHPAVDGTGQTAEVDFEIESYVKEVSRARTFGFMQDVEMLRGMGLARGGSLENAIVMDEYRILNTDGLRYDNEFVRHKILDAIGDLYLIGHPLLASYVAHKSGHGLNNQLLRALLAAPDAYEIVSFDTIEQAPPTYVRQATQEWSRN